In Petrotoga olearia DSM 13574, the genomic window AGAGAAAGATTGGGTAGTATATAGTAGCGATACAACATTTGCTACTTACTAGATTGTATTTTACTTTTTAAAGATCCAAATATTCCCTTTGGTAAGAACAATATTATAAGAATTATGATTATTCCATAAATTATAAGATGACCATAGGGCATGATTAATTTTAAATATTCAGATGCAAACCCTAAAACGATTGCTCCAATAACAGGGCCCCATGTAGAATATATTCCTCCAACAAGTGCCATTGCCATAGGTAATAAGAGAAAATCTAAAGAAAAGGTTGTTTCGGGAGAAACAAATCCGTATTGTTGAGAGTACACGGCCCCAGTTACCCCTTGAATAGCTGCTGTTATAATAAAGATAATTATCAGATATTTAAAAATATTAATACCAGTCGATTTAGCCACAACTTCATCTGTCCTTATTGAGTTGATGGCAAAATGAACCCTTGTTCGACTAAATATTTCAGAAATTAAAATTGTCGATAGAGCTAAGGCCAATATCAACCAATATATCTTTGATGAATCTCCTTGAAATATTACATTAGGTATAACCTTCCCACTTGCTCCACCGGTTAAACGGGGAGTATTCCTGATAATAACGGAAAAAACCGTTGTCAAGGCTAAAGTGGTGATTGCAAAATAAATTCCTCTCAATTTAAGAACGACAAATCCTAATGCCAAAGCTATTAGTGCAATAAAACCCCCTGCAAGAAATATGCTAAATATAGGATTAATTCCAAAATTTGAAAAGGAAACTATCGATACATAAGCACCTACCCCAAAAAAACCAGCTACTCCAAAGGATAATTGACCCGTTCTCAACATCATATCCCAGCTCAAAGATAACGTCATATATATTAAAATAGTCATAACTACATGTAGAAAATACGCTCCAGTATAGAAAGGCAAAAATATTAATAGTCCTGTTGCTATAACCGCTATTAAAGGAGTTAAGATTTTTTTCATGACTCTGACCCCCTGTATGCTCTAATTAATATTACGATAATTAATACTCCAAAAAAAACTAAATCTGACCATCCACTGTATCCAGGAATTGATTGAACAACTGCCTCTACTACCCCTAAAGTGATCCCACCAATTAAAATGCCGTTTAAATTACCCAAGCCTGCCATAGCTGCTAAAGCAAAGGCCTTTAAAGTATATGCATTCCCTGACAAGGGAAATATGGATGTCCTTGGCAACATTATCCCTGCAGCAATTCCAATAATTCCAAAAGCAATAGCAAAAACGATAAGATATACTTTGTTAGTATCTATACCTACAATTTCAGCTCCTTTTGGGTTTTGTCCAACCGCCCTGGTTGCTTGTCCTAAAAGAGTCTTTTTCAAAAAAAGCTGAAGAAAGACAAGCACTCCAATCGCCACTATTGGATAA contains:
- a CDS encoding branched-chain amino acid ABC transporter permease, which translates into the protein MKKILTPLIAVIATGLLIFLPFYTGAYFLHVVMTILIYMTLSLSWDMMLRTGQLSFGVAGFFGVGAYVSIVSFSNFGINPIFSIFLAGGFIALIALALGFVVLKLRGIYFAITTLALTTVFSVIIRNTPRLTGGASGKVIPNVIFQGDSSKIYWLILALALSTILISEIFSRTRVHFAINSIRTDEVVAKSTGINIFKYLIIIFIITAAIQGVTGAVYSQQYGFVSPETTFSLDFLLLPMAMALVGGIYSTWGPVIGAIVLGFASEYLKLIMPYGHLIIYGIIIILIILFLPKGIFGSLKSKIQSSK